AGCAGATCTGATACACTGCATTGAACAGAGGGAAcctggaggaaggaggaggtatTGTTGAGTGCAAAAATAATGCTTGATGATTGATGTCTTTTCTAACCAGTGCACATGGAAACAGTGCTGTGATTCTGTGTTGATGCTTTACTTACTTGTCAATTAGGTTTTTGTGCTTGAGGATGAGATAGActtcagctgctgttgctggtcCCTGCAGCTTCTGACCATTCAGCAtctctttctccagctcctcAATGGACTGAGCagaaacaagaggaaaaaacatGACATGCAGAAGTGTGGACTCTTGTTAAATGGAAAAAGAGATGGTCCACACACTCAATTTTATAAGCTTCAACCAAGTATTTTCTTACGACTTGGTTATTATTTGTCCCTTTAGTTATGATATAAAGGTTGAAACTTTTAAAAAGAGTAAAGCCAGTAGGAGGTGAAAAACATGCcgacatgtttttaaatgtgtcttcaAAACGAAggaaaatgttgtacttttcgGTTGTTTAGCACCTGGCTGATTGGAGAATAAGGTTTGGCagtatttcatttcatattgtATTTAATACTGAGTAACATTAGAACATCTATTAGCTAGCAAGACTATTTTAGTCCAATTTGCAGCTCTTAAGCAGTTAACATTACCTGGTTGAGTTAGACTTGCTAGTCTCAAGAAATACTGTACTATTTAAGTGTGTATTGTAAAAACTGCAGTATTTAAGCAAAGTGGGTGAAAGCTGCATTTCATACGTGACTTTGTactattttcttctgttttatggtGATTGtagcttaaaaaaaaagtgataattcaattatttaatttgaagtTAGAGTGCTATACATAAATATATCTATCAGAAATTGTCATTAAGTTGAAAAAGTTAAGGTGGTAATTCAAAATTGGAATATAAATAGTagttgaaattattttctcattttattgtttaGAATTAATTTTTACTGTTAAGCACTTTGTTACTGTTTTTGAAAGCTGCTATATAAAGAAAAGTAATTTACAGTCTTTATAACAAGATATTGGTCTGTGGTCGAATACTATTGAAAGCATAATCCTATAGTTAGGATATTTAAAGATTCCTTCTTAGCTCTTATGGTGTGTTAACAGTGTTCATGGACCTACAGAAGTGTATTATGCTCTTCAGTAAGGCTTTTGTGAACCATCAGTTGATGGTTAAATTGTCATTCATTAAAGTTTCTAGCACTTTCAACAAACCAAGAGCCATCATCAGATTTGGCTGCTGAATGTGACTGTTTCTTAAAATCCAAATACATTGGACATATTGCCTTTTTTCATAAAGGGTAGAAGTATTTGAAAATCTAAGCTCTCACCTTCCCCGTCTTCACAAAAGCTTCGGCTACTTTGCGGTTGCGGCCGCCGTAGCAGGTTGTGATGAGGTCAGCCACCCCGCAGCTCTCTAGGAAGGTTGCAGAGGACACAGGCCCGGCAGTGCAGAAAATGCGGGCAAAGGCAATCATCTCCATCAGGCCCAATCTGATCACTGCAGCCTTCGTGTTGTCGCCGAAGCCCAGGCCATCACAGAAACCTGCTCCAACCGCAACAATGTTCTGAAGGATGGACGAGGAGGAAAAGTGTATTTGTTGTTTAGTCAACAAGTGCctattacaatttcccagagcccaacatgatgtcttcaaattgcttgttttgttttacaagcAGTCCAAAACTTCaagatattccatttacaatgatatatataaaaaaaaaaaacaaacaaacaaaaaaaacccccaaaaacaaaccagaaaagcagcaaatagtCATGTTTGACAAGCTGGAATCAGAATGTTTGGgctttttgttaaattatgtatcaattattgaaatattttttgttgctaACAGATTAATCCACTAAGTGTTTCAGCTCGAATTTGGTACACAAACATTAGGGAAAAGTTAAAtctataatattaatatttattcaaatgtatGAAGCCTATGAGATGATAAATGTCAAATGGCTTTTAACTCACAAGCTAACACCATGAAAAATATTCTATCCTCAATATGCATgccaaattaaatgtaaatctgTGAATGTTGGGCTAAATGGCAGCACTTTGACTGTTAAAATGCATGCAAACTTGACACCCTTCACAGCAGTacaagacaaaaacagtaaatattatCATGACActgcttgtttttttggtttttttgtttttaaacgtTTGATGTTGGGCATGTATCCCAGGGGCATATTTATTCAGTCAGTGTTGCGGCTTAGAAGCCAAACTATATGTCACTTTCTGTGATTTATCAGCATTGTTTTGTTGGCAGTATAATCTTGTGTATGTAATCAAATAGTTTTACCTTTACAAAGATACACTGTATTTGACAGGTCTGCAGTGGTGtaatgtaactaagtgcattgTGTTCCAGCTGACTTTGGCAGACAGAGCTGCAGAAAGTGTTGcgtaatgttaatgttagcaaactggTATGGAAGTTCAAATGTAAGACGTAAAAAGGCATGAACCCCACTTTAACTGCATGCAGCCCTGTTTTGTAATAAAAGCTCACCTTCAGGGCTCCACAGATTTCCACCACATCATACTCTTCTACGACAGTGACTCGGAAGTTGTTGGTCTGCATGAGTTCCTTCAGGAGAGCCCCGTGGTTTTTATTCTTACACCCTGGAAGCAGAAAAAAGAACCTGGTTATCTTTTGGTATCTCTACAAGATTACTTGTGGCAGTCACCACCATTTAAACTAGTAGAATTTTAAGAGTCATGGTTAAAACAGTGACTTTGCATCTTTTAGAGAACAGCTGTAACGCTCCAAGGCCTCAGACAAGTAACATTTGCCAGCCCTGATCCAACAAATTAATCCTTTCAAAACAAGTTAATGTTCTAAAAATGCACTAAACAGCAAATCCCATGATGGATGCCGTGCACGTAAAGCAAATGTTAAACTGAACCAGCTCACTCTGTCATTTACACAGAAACCACAAAAGCAGATTAAGTTGTCACCTCCATGCTGACGATGCAGAAAGCTTGAGGACACAAACTGCAACAAACATACTTCCTGCTTCAAGGCTGAAACCTGCTTATTGTAACTTTAAATCTTGATCAAAGTGTAACTTTGTCCTAAttaaacaataattaatttctttcaaaacaaCAAGCCTACGCTCAGCAATAAAAAATGTGTCAAggcaagaaataaaaaaacaaaacaaaaacaggcaaCACAGTGATCAGACTAACCAATGGTGGTCTCACAAAACTTCTCATCAGCAACCTCATTGGCAATGTTGGCCCCCATCAGCACACTCATGGTGATACCAAGCTTCTCCTGGATCACATCAGAGATTAGTTTAAGTCCATCAGGCCCCTCGTCTACACCCTGaaggaacaaaaacacatatacaagtaatgtatttacattaagCCATACCAATCTGGTATTTGGGTCAAAGACCACACTGCACAACTGGCTTTCGGCTCCTTTAACCTGCTCATAGACTGTATGAGTCTGGCACACAACATGAATTAGCGTCACACCAAAAGACAAAAGGTGAAAAATTCATAGGTGATTATAATAACGCAGCGCAAAGAGCAAAGTCGAACCTTGATAAGGGAAATCCCCAGCGCATCACTCTTTATCTTGCCCTGTATGGTGTCACACACTTTCCCAACGAACTGGTGCGGGATCACAAACACCAAAATGTCTGCATCACTGGACGCCTCCACCAGGTCTGGGACGGCCAGCTGACGAGGGTGAGGATGAAGTTTGGAAGAGATATGACATACATTGAAGTCTGACGCAACCTACATTAGAGCTGGTGTAACAACCTGCTTTAAGAGcacattcagaaacacacacacattattaaaaCACTATTTATTATGGAGGCTGTGATGGAGGAAGCTATTTGAAGCAATAAGAACAAATGCAGATACAAAGCATAATGTGTCTGTACACATAATGCTGGAAATGCCTCAAGGAcccacaataataaacattcagGGACTACAGTACATCCATGCACTAAACAGACAGCCGAGCAACAGGCAAAACACTGAATTAATGTTAATGATGAGAAACTAACAGTTCCTTACCACATTTTCTGGTAGCTTATGCCCAGGAAGGTACTTCACATTTTCATGGTCAGTGTTGATTATTTCAGTCAGTTTGCGCCCATTCACAGTCTCCTCAAACACCCACATTTTTACGGTGTTGTCAAATGTTGAATTCTGTGCTGCATTGGACCCCACTATCTTGGCAATGGCAGAACCCCTGTATTATTAATAGTTACAGGTTAGTATTTAATTTCCATACGAAATCATGTTAAAATTCatactgcatttaaaaatctgtgtaaaATGGCAAGAAAAACAGTTAGTGTGGGTCCAGAAGAGGTCCACTTATGATAAGCTGAGGTGCTTGGGTAATAACACTTCACAGATTTATTGCTATCACGTGACTGCTGGCGTGATCACCAGGCATTACTAGTCATGGCACCTCATGTGTTTTCTACTGGTTCACTTTAATTGATCATCAACTGCTGTTTTCTGAGCTGGATGACCTGGCAGGCTGCAGTCAAGATAAGCTGAAATATGTGGCCATCTACCTCTCGATTCCTTTGGTGTGGAGACGACACTGCGCCAAACTCCATTGAGAAATCTGATGATTTTATGTTCGTTTGCGCAacagcaatgttacataggGGTTAAACATAATTTTGAGGCATTCTTCTAATAACTCGGGGCCAACACATCAATTTGGcataaaaacaatgcattaaGCACCAATGagctttttaaacattaaaattagaTTTCTTTTCAACAATAGCTACAATCATTAAACACTGTGTATAACAACAGGggttttaacaaacaaaatatatatctgTTTGGTCGATAAACTAGAGCTATATGCCGACTTTACAAGAGGActttatatattcatttatgGCCTGAATTTATGTTTTCCCACTCTGGGATTTTGAAGTCGACTAAGTAACTTTAAACTATCCGACTGTTTAATGGAGTTTGGCTTTTGATTTCACCCACAGAAAAGCACCCATTGAGGGCTTCTGTTGGCAAGATTGTAAAGCCATGCCCATGCGTGATTTAGATGATGGCTGTAAAATAACAACATGAACATATTTCTACTGTAGAGGTGCTAAGGAGAGTGAGCTAACATGCTGTAGCCTATGTCTGTTGCTGACACACTATGGCTACATGACCACAAAATCCCATTAATCGTGACTGACATGTGGCCAGTTTTCTGTATACTCAGCCAATTTCTTAGCATGTGACTGCTAAAACTGGCTTGTGTTCCAGCAAACGAAACGTTATATATCACTGGTTAATGTTGTGCAACCTGCAAGTCAAACTTCTCTAAGATAACGTTACCATGGAAAATGCGGCTAGTTAACGTTAGGTGGCTGTTTGCCCAGTGATGCTAAATTGGCTAGCAACGGTACACCGGGTTGACAAGCAATCTGAAACACGCAGATACTCCAAATGCAGCCATGTTTAACACGCCGTCAGTTTACAGTTTAATACATTAACACATCCGCTTACCAATTTCCAGAACCAATGATGCAGACTTTCTTAGGAGCTGCCATTGTGAAGAGGTAAACCGATGAGTGGTGTTGAACCTACACTGACTGCCTCCTACACTGTGGACCTGCAGTATGGTTATGCAACACCCGAACTAAGCTGCAAGCAGCTCTCATGTTTTATTGGCCTGTCCGAGGGGAGACACTGGCCCGCCCATTAAAGCAAGGTTCAGATCTGGTCATTCATTCATCGAGCTGACAGAGGTTAGTAGGCTCAAAGTAAATCGGACAAAAGTCCCAATGTAAACTATTCATGCATAAGTTGCTTTATGTTATGTGGTGTAAACACATATGCTTCATGGTGTGGgccaaaataagaaaacacaacCTCCTGGGAAGTTATGTTATTGAGGCTGCTTCAATAATCTTATTGGCCAGACACATAGAGTtacacacagtggtggaaagtacaattttgaggtatttttttattttatttttacgtTTTATGCTCCTTTATACTTGTAATCTACTACATTtgagagggaaatattgaaCACTACATTTATTGGACAGCTGCAGTTACtagttaagattttacaaacaaaacacaggatCAATGAATAAAGTATGATACTGTGCTAAACTATCCAGTTGGATAGGACACggctgtgtataaagtagttaaaatgcgCCTCCACCAGcggtaacattaaaatgctgcgtATGtgttaaagcatcagtaataatattcaaCTAGTATGacatatataacaatataactcTCTGAGAGGGACCATTCTGCCCAAGGTTACTTTAATAcatgaagtacattttgctgttaatacttttggacttttatttaaatgaaatcttgaatgtaggactttaTCTTGTAACTTTACATTGCTTACTTAGGTAAAAGTTATgcgtacttcctccaccactgaatacttctactccactacatttcaggtGACATATTGTAgcttttacttcactacatttatttggcagctatAGTAACTTCATAGattaaaaatgatcatacaaAACATtaccattttttttaacttttgtaatCATATTACtttgtaatcagattacttttgtaatcagTAATCAGTTACTGTCGTAAttggattacttttgtaatctgattacttttgtaatcggATTACTTTTGTAGTaggattacttttgtaatcgaTTACTTTTGCAattgattacttttgtaatcggattacttttgtaatcagattacCTTTGCAATTgagtctggtggctttgaggagagctgTTTCAGGTTAATAAATAGCATCtcactctttaacaaaaaggtctatctctgtagggatcctttccataatgttgtcagacacttataaTAACAATCTAAGCacgtcagtggcaaaaacaagcactttcaGTGGATGCACATTGATGGTGTGCAATTGCCTGGAAGGATTACCTTGCAGCCTGTTGCGCTGCTGCCGGCTGCAGCGCTCTCGCTCAGTCCTGGACCAATTCCCAAAATTGTTGTCCCCATTAGTcacttagacacaaaaacaggggaaaataaggtccaggttgaaaaataccaaagttttcttttaaatgtattctcCCTGCTTCCTCCACAGTAGCTACAGGATGTAGCTTGTGTTGAATGTTCACTGTGCAAAATATAGCCAGCACATCAAAAGT
This sequence is a window from Siniperca chuatsi isolate FFG_IHB_CAS linkage group LG10, ASM2008510v1, whole genome shotgun sequence. Protein-coding genes within it:
- the LOC122883624 gene encoding glycerol-3-phosphate dehydrogenase [NAD(+)], cytoplasmic — encoded protein: MAAPKKVCIIGSGNWGSAIAKIVGSNAAQNSTFDNTVKMWVFEETVNGRKLTEIINTDHENVKYLPGHKLPENVLAVPDLVEASSDADILVFVIPHQFVGKVCDTIQGKIKSDALGISLIKGVDEGPDGLKLISDVIQEKLGITMSVLMGANIANEVADEKFCETTIGCKNKNHGALLKELMQTNNFRVTVVEEYDVVEICGALKNIVAVGAGFCDGLGFGDNTKAAVIRLGLMEMIAFARIFCTAGPVSSATFLESCGVADLITTCYGGRNRKVAEAFVKTGKSIEELEKEMLNGQKLQGPATAAEVYLILKHKNLIDKFPLFNAVYQICYQGHPVSEFISCLQNHPEHM